One Streptomyces sp. V4I8 genomic window carries:
- a CDS encoding tannase/feruloyl esterase family alpha/beta hydrolase has translation MIETYVRYWLEQDAGYDWRRHLTIENFPQAFEASYRKFQATASTDSTDLSAVRRNNGKILCYLGVNDPLIVPFGSYNYQQRLFDRYGVEGTRSFVRTF, from the coding sequence ATGATCGAGACCTACGTCCGCTACTGGCTGGAGCAGGACGCCGGCTACGACTGGCGCCGCCACCTGACGATCGAGAACTTCCCCCAGGCTTTCGAGGCCTCCTACCGCAAGTTCCAGGCGACCGCCTCGACCGACAGCACCGATCTGTCGGCCGTTCGTCGCAACAACGGCAAGATCCTCTGCTACCTGGGGGTCAACGACCCACTGATCGTGCCCTTCGGCTCCTACAACTACCAGCAGCGCCTGTTCGACCGTTACGGCGTCGAGGGCACCCGGTCGTTCGTCCGCACCTTCTAA
- a CDS encoding tannase/feruloyl esterase family alpha/beta hydrolase, which translates to MLGYPAMNWNRFIIGEAWPAVVVNELLGPQGLAPARSDAANAAAVAACDSQDGVTDGVIAEPRRCHFDARKVSGLTPQEAKAVNLIWDGPRGARGNRLWGGITRGTSPPCCPAATP; encoded by the coding sequence ATCCTCGGCTACCCGGCCATGAACTGGAACCGGTTCATCATCGGGGAGGCCTGGCCCGCCGTGGTCGTCAACGAGCTGCTGGGTCCCCAGGGCCTGGCGCCCGCCAGGAGTGACGCCGCGAACGCCGCCGCCGTTGCCGCCTGCGACAGCCAGGACGGCGTCACGGACGGCGTCATCGCCGAGCCCCGTCGCTGCCACTTCGACGCCAGGAAGGTCAGCGGCCTCACCCCGCAGGAGGCCAAGGCCGTCAACCTGATCTGGGACGGCCCCCGTGGCGCACGCGGCAACCGCCTGTGGGGCGGCATCACACGCGGCACTTCTCCACCCTGCTGCCCGGCGGCAACGCCATGA
- a CDS encoding tyrosine-type recombinase/integrase: MIDVGIDPTTGKRKQLTRTFGTLKEAKAECARITNRRQEGTLVPPNKVTVNEWLDQWLAMKAEDLEETTIYNYRITLDRVRGRQSLAGERALPLPAPVLAALESFKALQAKEKLALGEAYADSGYVLVHETGEAFTIKQLRRRAYRLMEIFGLRRVRLCDARSSCLTYLASNGVPDHILARWAGHTNVRTTKKWYVKPDVEDLRAAATAWNGLHGVESEGQA; encoded by the coding sequence GTGATCGATGTAGGCATTGACCCCACCACCGGGAAGCGAAAGCAGCTAACCCGTACATTCGGCACGCTGAAGGAAGCGAAGGCCGAATGCGCGCGCATCACCAACCGTCGCCAGGAAGGGACGTTGGTACCGCCGAATAAGGTCACCGTGAATGAGTGGCTCGATCAGTGGCTGGCCATGAAGGCGGAGGACCTGGAAGAAACGACCATCTACAACTACCGGATCACCCTGGACCGGGTGCGGGGGAGGCAGTCGCTGGCCGGTGAACGGGCACTCCCGTTGCCGGCTCCGGTGCTGGCTGCTCTCGAGTCGTTCAAGGCTCTCCAGGCCAAGGAGAAACTGGCTCTGGGCGAGGCTTACGCGGATTCCGGCTACGTCCTGGTGCACGAGACCGGAGAAGCCTTCACGATCAAGCAGCTCCGGCGACGTGCGTACCGGCTCATGGAAATCTTCGGTCTTCGCCGCGTTCGTCTCTGCGACGCTCGTTCGTCGTGCCTCACGTACCTGGCAAGCAACGGTGTGCCAGATCACATCCTTGCGCGGTGGGCCGGACACACGAATGTGAGGACCACCAAGAAGTGGTACGTGAAGCCGGACGTAGAAGATCTCCGCGCAGCCGCCACAGCGTGGAACGGCCTTCACGGTGTTGAGTCGGAGGGACAAGCGTGA
- a CDS encoding HNH endonuclease has translation MAAKIEVDPETGCWLWTGSCNGEGQSGYGQVSHEGKTQLVHRVVFRLLVGEILKGFQMRHADPLGRHYTLCCNPDNLEAVPKQEARRRRDWDSARARTTHCPYGHAYSPENSYLDARGFRQCRTCRAERVRTAGFPRPCEIS, from the coding sequence ATGGCAGCCAAGATCGAGGTTGACCCGGAGACCGGCTGCTGGCTATGGACCGGTAGCTGCAACGGGGAGGGGCAGTCAGGCTATGGCCAAGTTTCCCACGAGGGAAAAACACAGCTTGTTCACCGTGTGGTGTTCAGGCTGCTGGTCGGGGAGATCCTGAAAGGCTTTCAGATGCGTCATGCCGATCCTTTGGGACGGCACTACACGCTCTGCTGCAACCCGGACAACCTGGAAGCCGTGCCAAAGCAGGAAGCTCGACGGCGCAGGGACTGGGATAGCGCGCGAGCCAGGACGACGCACTGTCCCTACGGCCACGCGTATTCGCCGGAGAACTCGTACCTGGATGCCCGAGGGTTCCGGCAGTGCCGGACGTGTCGCGCCGAGAGAGTCAGAACCGCCGGGTTCCCCCGGCCGTGTGAGATTTCGTGA
- a CDS encoding IS110 family transposase yields the protein MDVLHERCAGLDISKKDAKACVRTPSTKRRGSFTNETTTWGSTTHAVLALRDHLLAANVTLVVIEATSDYWKPYYYVLAEGLNVILVNARQVKNLPGRKTDVSDAAWLAQLGAHGLVRASFVPEQPVRELRDLTRARTQMTRERGQLVQRLEKLLEDTGIKLAAVASDIMGVSGRAMLEALIAGERDPQLLAEMAKRRLRNKIPELTEALTGRFRDHHAFLARLYLDQYDQLTDAIDRLTARIEEAMAPFRPALDLLDTIPGINQAVAEVIIAETGGDMSRFTSAKHLASWAGVCPGHNESAGRTKTTKVRPGNPYLKGALGLAAFGAVRTKNTYLQARYKRLTARRGPLRALVAVEHSIITAIWHMLTDHVPYQELGGTYFTQRDPERATRRAITSLNQLGYTVTLNPIEGAA from the coding sequence GTGGACGTGCTGCATGAACGCTGCGCGGGGCTGGACATCAGCAAGAAGGACGCGAAGGCGTGTGTCCGCACGCCGAGCACGAAGCGCCGGGGCTCGTTCACCAACGAGACCACGACGTGGGGATCGACGACGCACGCGGTCCTGGCCCTGCGCGATCACCTGCTCGCCGCGAACGTCACCCTCGTGGTCATCGAGGCGACGTCGGACTACTGGAAGCCCTACTACTACGTGCTGGCCGAAGGCTTGAACGTGATCCTGGTCAACGCCCGGCAGGTCAAGAACCTGCCCGGCCGCAAGACCGATGTCTCGGATGCGGCCTGGCTGGCCCAGCTCGGCGCCCACGGCCTGGTGCGCGCCTCGTTCGTGCCCGAGCAGCCGGTGCGCGAACTACGGGATCTGACCCGGGCCCGCACCCAGATGACCCGTGAGCGCGGCCAGCTCGTCCAGCGGCTGGAGAAGCTGCTGGAGGACACCGGCATCAAGCTCGCCGCGGTCGCCTCCGACATCATGGGCGTCTCCGGCCGGGCCATGCTCGAAGCCCTGATCGCCGGGGAGCGTGACCCGCAGCTCCTCGCGGAGATGGCCAAGCGCCGGCTCCGCAACAAGATCCCCGAGCTCACCGAGGCCCTGACCGGCCGCTTCCGTGACCACCACGCGTTCCTGGCCCGGCTGTATCTGGACCAGTACGACCAGCTCACCGATGCGATCGACCGGCTCACCGCGCGGATCGAGGAGGCGATGGCCCCCTTTCGCCCAGCCCTCGACCTGCTCGACACCATCCCCGGGATCAACCAGGCAGTCGCCGAGGTGATCATCGCGGAGACCGGCGGCGACATGAGCCGGTTCACCTCCGCCAAACATCTCGCCTCCTGGGCGGGTGTCTGCCCCGGCCACAACGAGTCCGCCGGCCGCACCAAAACCACCAAGGTCCGCCCCGGCAACCCCTACCTCAAGGGCGCCCTCGGCCTGGCAGCGTTCGGCGCGGTGAGAACCAAAAACACCTATCTGCAGGCCCGTTACAAGCGGCTGACCGCCCGCCGCGGTCCGCTGCGGGCCCTGGTCGCGGTCGAGCACTCGATCATCACCGCGATCTGGCACATGCTCACCGACCACGTCCCCTACCAGGAACTCGGCGGCACCTATTTCACCCAACGCGACCCCGAACGCGCCACCCGCCGAGCGATCACCTCACTCAACCAGCTCGGCTACACCGTCACCCTCAACCCGATCGAAGGCGCAGCCTGA